The Vibrio tarriae genome includes the window GGAAATCATCGGCAGCAAGATGGATAAATTCCCCGACTCCGCACTTGCTCTGAGCATGGCGCGCAGTTGGATAATAAAAATGTCAGGATGATCTAAGGTAAAACGGATGCCACGCCAACCGAGAAATGGGTTGTCTTCTTCAATCGGCAAGTAAGGTAAAGGCTTATCACCACCGATATCGAGCGTACGCATAACAACACGTTGATGAGGGTAAGTGTTCAGCACATGCCGATATTGCTGAGTCTGCTCCTCTTCTGAGGGAAATCGGTGCTGCAGTAAGAAAGAGATTTCTGTGCGATACAACCCAACGCCATCCACCCCTTGATTGACGGCAATACTGGTATCGGCACTCAAACCGGCATTCAGTAACAATTCGATTCGTGCGCCATCAAGAGTACATGCGGGCTCACGAATCGCCTCATTGACCATGCGCGACAGCTCACGCTCTTCATTCGCTAAGGCACGATACTCATTCAGAATGGTTTTCGAAGGCGAAATGAATAACTTACCGCTGTAGCCATCGACAATGCCTTTTTTGCCATTCAGATCGCGCAGGTTAATCGATACCCCCATCACCGCAGGAATGCCTAACGCGCGCGACAAAATAGCCGCATGGGAGTTGGCCGCGCCTTCAAGAGAGACGACAGCCAGCAGCTTATCTTTGGGCAGTGCGGCTAACACGCTCGCGGTCAGCTCTCGCACTACCAAGATAACCGGCTTATCGATTTTTGGCTGATTGGTTTCGGTATTGAGCAAGAAAAACAGTAAACGTTGTCCTAACTCACGAATGTCTTGCGCTCGCTCTCGCAGATAAACATCCGACATGCGCGCAAAACGGTTCGAATAACTTTCGACCACTTGGCGCAGCGCCCAATCGGCACGATCCCCTTTTTGGATCTGCGCTTTGAGATCTTTCCGCAACATAGGATCGTTCAATAAGTGAGTGAACAGATCAAAAATGGCTAACGCTTCTTTGTTGATATCCCCATCGAGCTTTTTACGCATCCGACGAAAATCGGCCAGCGCACTCTCTACCGCCAAGGCAATGCGCTCTTGCTCAAAATCAGGATCCAGAGCTGAGGCGGGTAGCACTTCGGACAGATCTGGCTGGGTATCATCCCACCAAAACTCACCAATCGCGACCCCAGAAGAGGCGGCAACACCCGTAATGGCCTGCTGCTTTTTGGATAAACGCCAGTGACCTTGCGTTTGAGCATGCGCCACCAGCACCGCGAGCTGCGCTGCAAGGGTAACTAAAAAGGAGACTTCCATCTCGCTAAATAAACGGGGAGATTTTTGCTGCACCACCAGCACACCAAGCACCTGTTTGCGATAGATGATCGGTGTACCGAGGAAGGAGTGATAAACCTCTTCACCCAACTGCTTAAAATATTTAAAGCTCGGATGTTTTGAGGCTTCGGCTAAGTTAATCGGTTCGGCAGAACGTTTAACCAACCCGACCAAGCCTTCATCAAAATCAATATGGATCTTATCGCCCTTGAACTTCAGACCTTGTGTGGCCATCAATTCCAGACGGTGCATCTCTTCATTCGCTAAATAGACAGTACAACACTCTGTGCTCATCGCCTCACAGGTCTGCTTTACAAAAATATCCAACGCCTGATAGACGTCTTCGACTTTTGAAACTTGTTCTACTATATCCCTTAGCTGAGAAAGCATGCTTAACCTCTGTGAGTGTTGCGTTTGCCCTTCACTTTCCGTTCTTTAAATGGCATCGCTAATGAGGCGAACTCTTTCATTGCGCGGCGATAAACATCACGCTTAAACGACACCACTTGCCTAACCGGATACCAGTAGCTTACCCAGCGCCAACCATCAAACTCAGGAGAACTGCCGCGTTGCATGTTGATTTTCGACTCATCACATTCCAAACGCAGCAAGAACCATTTCTGTTTTTGTCCGATACAGACAGGTTGAGAATCCCAACGTACCAAACGCTTTGGTAACTTATAACGCAGCCAATGACGACTGGTTGCAATCACTTTGACGTCTTTTTTGGTTAACCCAACCTCTTCGTATAGCTCACGGAACATGGCTTGCTCTGGAGATTCTCCATCATCGATTCCCCCCTGAGGGAACTGCCATGAATGTTGCCCGTATCGTTTCGCCCAGAAAACCTGACCATGGTTGTTACAAATCACAATCCCGACATTTAGCCGGTAACCATCGCCATCGATCACTGGCAAACCTCTAGTAAATTCTTTAATTGCGTTGATTTTTCCACATATCCCCAAGCGGAGCAAACTTACTATTGTGATTAGCCCGATATTTATTAGTAAATGGGATAAAAAAGGATAAGTTCTGTGCCAGATCTAAGTTATCAACAATTTTATGAGACATACCGCGCATTTATTCACGTTTTCTGTGAATAACCGTGTGAAGAAACTTGGGGGCTGTGTAAAAAAAGGCATTTATCAACAATGACCAATCTAACAACCAGAAAGAAAAACAACAAAAAATAACTGAAAAACAAAAGGTTAAATCAAATCATTCCATAATCAAAAACTTAACCTATCAGACCACATGAAGATCCTCACCAGAAGGTTAAAGATCCATCAATTCGTCATCCTTACACCTTTGCGG containing:
- the ptsP gene encoding phosphoenolpyruvate--protein phosphotransferase — its product is MLSQLRDIVEQVSKVEDVYQALDIFVKQTCEAMSTECCTVYLANEEMHRLELMATQGLKFKGDKIHIDFDEGLVGLVKRSAEPINLAEASKHPSFKYFKQLGEEVYHSFLGTPIIYRKQVLGVLVVQQKSPRLFSEMEVSFLVTLAAQLAVLVAHAQTQGHWRLSKKQQAITGVAASSGVAIGEFWWDDTQPDLSEVLPASALDPDFEQERIALAVESALADFRRMRKKLDGDINKEALAIFDLFTHLLNDPMLRKDLKAQIQKGDRADWALRQVVESYSNRFARMSDVYLRERAQDIRELGQRLLFFLLNTETNQPKIDKPVILVVRELTASVLAALPKDKLLAVVSLEGAANSHAAILSRALGIPAVMGVSINLRDLNGKKGIVDGYSGKLFISPSKTILNEYRALANEERELSRMVNEAIREPACTLDGARIELLLNAGLSADTSIAVNQGVDGVGLYRTEISFLLQHRFPSEEEQTQQYRHVLNTYPHQRVVMRTLDIGGDKPLPYLPIEEDNPFLGWRGIRFTLDHPDIFIIQLRAMLRASAESGNLSILLPMISGAKELDDALKFIYQAYQEVSQQDPRVVMPQIGIMLEVPSMLYLLPLIADKIDFVSVGTNDLTQYLLAVDRNNARVADVYESMHPAVVMALKQIQQTCATHQIPVCVCGELAGDPIGALLLIGLGYTTLSMNTSNVAKVKYLVRHSELAELTQLAEQALTQPYGREIYNMMLAYIEKHGFAGFVRAGKK
- the rppH gene encoding RNA pyrophosphohydrolase, encoding MIDGDGYRLNVGIVICNNHGQVFWAKRYGQHSWQFPQGGIDDGESPEQAMFRELYEEVGLTKKDVKVIATSRHWLRYKLPKRLVRWDSQPVCIGQKQKWFLLRLECDESKINMQRGSSPEFDGWRWVSYWYPVRQVVSFKRDVYRRAMKEFASLAMPFKERKVKGKRNTHRG